A stretch of Vannielia litorea DNA encodes these proteins:
- a CDS encoding NADPH-dependent 2,4-dienoyl-CoA reductase: MTSYPHLLAPLDLGHVTLPNRVLMGSMHTGLEETRDWSRVAAFYAARASAGLIVTGGMAPNREGGVFSGAAGLYTPDDIANHRIVTDAVHAEGGRIAMQILHAGRYAYSPDCVSASPIKSPISPFPPKELDEEGIEKQIADIATAAARAREAGYDGVEVMGSEGYFLNQFIVTHTNKRTDRWGGSYKNRIRLPIEVVRRVREAVGPDFIVIYRLSMIDLVPNGSTTEEVIHLAQEIEKAGASILNTGIGWHEARIPTIATSVPRRAFAWVTQKLMGHVSIPVITSNRINTPEVAESVLAEGCANMVSMARPFLADADFVTKAARGEAHTIAPCIACNQACLDHTFSGKMTTCLVNPRACHETELVITPAGTPKSIAVVGAGPAGLSAALTAAERGHAVTLFDASPELGGQLNMAKQIPGKEEFHGLVDWYATMVERSDITLKLNTEATPERLAPFDEVILATGVSPRDPGIPGQDGPNVLSYIDVLRHKAPVGQRVAIVGAGGIGFDVAEYLSHEGESPTEHLPEWMEMWGVADPARHRGGLAPEGPQPPAPAREIFLLQRKDERPGKRLGKTTGWIHRAALKMANVKMMGGIAYEQISAQGLHVTQNGEPRLIEADTIVLCAGQVSNRGLADALAASGKPVHVIGGADVAAELDAKRAINQGTRLAATL; the protein is encoded by the coding sequence ATGACCAGCTACCCCCATCTTCTCGCCCCGCTCGACCTGGGCCATGTGACCCTGCCCAACCGCGTGCTCATGGGCTCCATGCACACCGGGCTGGAAGAAACCAGGGACTGGTCCCGCGTCGCCGCCTTCTACGCCGCCCGCGCCTCCGCCGGGCTGATCGTCACCGGCGGCATGGCCCCCAACCGCGAGGGCGGGGTGTTTTCGGGCGCGGCGGGCCTCTACACCCCCGACGACATTGCCAACCACCGCATCGTCACCGATGCCGTGCACGCCGAAGGCGGCCGCATCGCCATGCAGATCCTCCACGCGGGCCGCTACGCCTACAGCCCCGATTGCGTCTCGGCCTCGCCGATCAAGTCCCCCATCTCGCCCTTCCCGCCGAAGGAGCTCGACGAGGAGGGCATCGAGAAACAGATCGCCGACATCGCCACAGCCGCCGCCCGCGCCCGCGAGGCCGGCTACGATGGCGTCGAGGTCATGGGCTCCGAGGGCTACTTCCTCAACCAGTTCATCGTCACCCACACCAACAAGCGCACCGACCGCTGGGGCGGCTCTTACAAAAATCGCATCCGCTTGCCCATCGAGGTGGTCAGGCGCGTCCGCGAGGCCGTCGGGCCCGACTTCATCGTGATCTACCGCCTCTCGATGATCGACCTGGTGCCAAATGGCTCCACCACCGAAGAGGTCATCCATCTCGCGCAGGAGATCGAGAAGGCCGGCGCCTCCATCCTCAACACCGGCATCGGCTGGCACGAGGCCCGCATCCCCACCATCGCCACCTCCGTCCCCCGCCGCGCCTTCGCCTGGGTGACGCAAAAGCTGATGGGCCACGTCTCCATTCCCGTGATCACTTCGAACCGGATCAACACCCCCGAGGTGGCCGAGAGCGTGCTGGCCGAGGGCTGCGCAAACATGGTCTCCATGGCCCGCCCCTTCCTCGCCGACGCCGATTTTGTCACCAAGGCCGCCCGCGGCGAGGCCCACACCATCGCCCCCTGCATCGCCTGCAACCAGGCCTGCCTCGATCACACATTCTCCGGCAAGATGACGACCTGCCTGGTCAACCCGCGCGCCTGCCACGAGACCGAGCTGGTCATCACCCCGGCGGGCACGCCCAAATCCATCGCCGTCGTCGGCGCCGGCCCCGCCGGCCTTTCGGCGGCCCTCACCGCCGCCGAGCGCGGCCACGCCGTCACCCTCTTCGACGCCTCCCCCGAGCTGGGCGGCCAGCTCAACATGGCCAAGCAGATCCCCGGCAAGGAAGAGTTCCACGGCCTCGTCGACTGGTACGCCACCATGGTCGAGCGGTCCGACATCACGCTCAAGCTCAACACCGAGGCCACGCCCGAGCGCCTCGCCCCCTTCGACGAGGTCATCCTCGCCACCGGCGTCTCCCCGCGCGATCCCGGCATCCCCGGGCAGGACGGCCCCAACGTGCTGAGCTACATCGACGTGCTGCGCCACAAGGCCCCCGTGGGCCAGCGCGTCGCCATCGTCGGCGCGGGCGGCATCGGCTTCGACGTGGCCGAATACCTCTCCCACGAGGGCGAAAGCCCCACCGAGCACCTGCCCGAATGGATGGAGATGTGGGGCGTTGCCGACCCCGCCCGTCACCGCGGCGGCCTCGCCCCCGAGGGCCCCCAACCCCCGGCACCGGCGCGCGAAATCTTCCTGCTGCAACGCAAGGACGAACGCCCCGGCAAGCGCCTCGGCAAGACGACCGGGTGGATTCACCGCGCCGCCCTGAAAATGGCCAACGTCAAGATGATGGGCGGCATCGCCTACGAGCAGATCAGCGCGCAGGGCCTCCACGTCACCCAGAACGGCGAGCCCAGGCTCATCGAGGCCGATACCATCGTGCTCTGCGCCGGCCAGGTCAGCAACCGCGGCCTCGCCGATGCGCTCGCGGCCTCCGGCAAGCCGGTTCACGTGATCGGCGGCGCCGACGTGGCCGCCGAGCTCGACGCCAAGCGCGCCATCAACCAGGGCACCCGGCTGGCCGCAACGCTCTGA
- a CDS encoding alcohol dehydrogenase family protein: MDVPAKMRGMVLLGHGGPEMLAWREDLPVPQPGPGEVLVKVGASAVNNTDINTRIGWYSKSVRGDTASGAGGYGGAEAGDGAWSGALQFPRVQGADCCGRIVAVGAGVDEGRLGERVLLRPMYNPHGGPFHLETLGSERDGAFAEFLAIGAKDALKVESDLSDVELASFPCAYSTAEGMLARVQPRKGERVLITGASGGVGSAAIQLAARRGAEVVAVTSPSKADAVRALGAAEVLGRDDPLPEKSVEVVVDLVGGPRWPELVEALRPGGRYAVSGAIAGPIVELDLRTLYLHDLTFHGSTFQPDHVFADLVRYIERGEVAPVVAQVFALRDMAAAQEAFMAKGHVGKIGLEVA; encoded by the coding sequence ATGGATGTGCCGGCAAAGATGCGGGGAATGGTGCTGCTCGGACACGGTGGCCCGGAGATGCTGGCTTGGCGCGAGGATCTGCCGGTACCGCAGCCGGGGCCCGGCGAGGTGCTGGTGAAGGTGGGGGCCTCGGCGGTGAACAACACCGATATCAACACGCGGATCGGCTGGTACTCGAAATCCGTGAGGGGTGACACGGCGAGCGGGGCGGGCGGCTATGGCGGCGCGGAGGCGGGCGATGGTGCCTGGTCAGGGGCGCTGCAGTTTCCGCGCGTGCAGGGCGCCGATTGCTGCGGGCGGATCGTGGCGGTGGGCGCCGGTGTGGACGAGGGCCGCCTGGGCGAGCGGGTGCTGCTGCGGCCGATGTACAACCCCCACGGTGGACCCTTTCACCTCGAGACCCTCGGCTCGGAGCGCGACGGCGCTTTTGCGGAGTTTCTTGCCATTGGCGCCAAGGATGCGCTGAAGGTGGAGAGCGATCTGAGCGACGTGGAGCTGGCGAGCTTTCCCTGCGCCTATTCCACCGCCGAGGGGATGCTGGCGCGGGTGCAGCCCCGGAAGGGCGAGCGGGTGCTGATCACCGGGGCGAGCGGGGGCGTCGGCTCGGCGGCGATCCAACTGGCGGCGCGGCGCGGGGCCGAGGTGGTGGCCGTGACCAGCCCCTCGAAGGCCGATGCGGTGCGCGCACTGGGTGCGGCGGAGGTGCTGGGGCGCGACGATCCCCTGCCGGAGAAGAGCGTGGAGGTGGTGGTGGACCTCGTCGGCGGGCCGCGCTGGCCGGAACTGGTGGAGGCGCTGCGCCCGGGGGGGCGTTACGCGGTTTCGGGGGCGATCGCGGGGCCGATCGTGGAGCTGGACCTGCGCACGCTCTACCTGCACGACCTCACCTTTCATGGCAGCACGTTTCAGCCCGACCACGTGTTTGCCGACCTTGTGCGCTACATCGAGCGCGGCGAGGTGGCGCCCGTGGTTGCGCAGGTCTTCGCGCTGCGGGACATGGCGGCGGCGCAGGAGGCGTTCATGGCCAAGGGCCACGTGGGGAAGATCGGGCTGGAGGTGGCCTGA
- a CDS encoding calcium-binding protein: MTKIMMTAATLAALAAAPLMAQDTPMVEDADGSGTFSMEEMQVAYPEITEEIFGEIDTSADGEVDTAEWEAAVAAGLLTSG, from the coding sequence ATGACCAAGATCATGATGACCGCCGCCACCCTCGCCGCCCTGGCCGCAGCCCCGCTGATGGCGCAGGACACGCCGATGGTGGAGGACGCGGATGGCAGCGGCACCTTCTCGATGGAGGAGATGCAGGTGGCTTATCCGGAGATCACCGAGGAGATCTTTGGCGAGATCGACACCTCCGCCGATGGCGAAGTGGATACCGCCGAATGGGAGGCCGCCGTGGCGGCGGGCCTTCTGACCTCCGGCTGA
- a CDS encoding type 1 glutamine amidotransferase domain-containing protein, translating to MPRIEDAKILIISTMGFEQSELEFPRDQLRAKGATVHVATLDGKPIKGWEGSDWGREAEADARISEVSAADYDALVIPGGQINPDLLRVEDDVLKLVRDFFDAGKTIAAVCHAPWVLVEAGIAKGREMTSYHSIKTDVQNAGAQWVDREVVADNGIVTSRKPDDLKAFVSKIVEEIEEGTHERKAA from the coding sequence ATGCCCCGCATCGAAGACGCCAAGATCCTGATCATCTCCACCATGGGCTTCGAGCAATCCGAGCTCGAGTTTCCCCGCGACCAGCTCCGCGCCAAGGGCGCAACCGTCCACGTCGCCACCCTCGACGGCAAGCCGATCAAGGGTTGGGAGGGCTCCGACTGGGGCCGCGAGGCCGAGGCCGACGCCCGCATCTCCGAGGTGAGCGCCGCCGATTACGATGCCCTCGTCATCCCCGGCGGCCAGATCAACCCCGACCTGCTGCGCGTCGAGGACGACGTGCTCAAGCTGGTGCGCGACTTTTTCGACGCCGGAAAGACGATCGCTGCCGTTTGCCACGCCCCCTGGGTGCTGGTCGAGGCGGGCATCGCCAAGGGCCGCGAGATGACCTCCTACCACTCGATCAAGACCGACGTGCAGAACGCCGGCGCCCAGTGGGTCGACCGCGAGGTGGTGGCCGACAACGGCATCGTCACCTCCCGCAAGCCCGACGACCTCAAGGCCTTCGTCTCCAAGATCGTCGAGGAGATCGAGGAAGGCACCCACGAGCGCAAGGCCGCCTGA
- a CDS encoding LysR family transcriptional regulator, translated as MDRLTEMEAFATVVDQGGFTDAAKKMGISKSAVSKHVSSLEARLGARLLNRTTRRVSPTEIGLAYYDRARRVLNDAGEADALVTSMQSAPSGLLRISVATDFGVNHLSPVLGEFLREFPDITVNMVLNNRYVELISEGFDMAIRIGELEDSTLRARKLADTTKRMIASPAYFEKYGRPEKIDDLNEHKLLHYSNQSSGNVWKLTAPSGEKRQVRTAGWLTVNDGQSLLNAAISGLGIAYLPNFLYCEAEKAGLVQEAIPDLPVEMLGIYAVYPPGRFTQPKVRAFIDFLVQSFAAKGPDTW; from the coding sequence ATGGATCGTCTGACCGAAATGGAGGCCTTCGCCACGGTCGTTGACCAGGGTGGCTTCACGGATGCGGCGAAGAAGATGGGGATCTCCAAATCCGCCGTTTCCAAGCACGTCTCCTCCCTGGAGGCCCGCCTCGGTGCACGCCTCCTCAACCGGACGACCCGCCGCGTCTCTCCCACCGAGATCGGCCTCGCCTATTACGACCGCGCCCGCCGCGTGCTCAACGATGCCGGAGAGGCCGACGCGCTGGTGACCTCCATGCAATCCGCCCCCTCGGGCCTCCTGCGCATCTCCGTCGCCACAGACTTCGGCGTGAACCACCTGAGCCCGGTGCTCGGCGAATTCCTCCGCGAGTTCCCCGACATCACCGTCAACATGGTGCTCAACAACCGCTACGTCGAGCTGATCTCCGAGGGCTTCGACATGGCCATCCGCATCGGCGAGCTGGAGGATTCCACCCTGCGCGCCCGCAAGCTGGCCGACACCACCAAGCGCATGATCGCCTCGCCCGCCTATTTCGAAAAATATGGCCGCCCCGAAAAGATCGACGACCTGAACGAGCACAAGCTCCTGCACTACTCCAACCAGTCCTCCGGCAACGTCTGGAAGCTGACCGCCCCCTCGGGCGAAAAGCGCCAGGTCCGCACCGCCGGCTGGCTTACCGTCAACGACGGCCAGTCGCTGCTCAACGCCGCGATCTCGGGCCTGGGCATCGCCTACCTCCCCAACTTCCTCTACTGCGAGGCCGAGAAGGCCGGCCTGGTGCAGGAGGCGATCCCGGATCTGCCGGTGGAGATGCTGGGCATCTACGCTGTCTACCCGCCCGGCCGCTTCACCCAGCCCAAGGTCCGCGCCTTCATCGACTTTCTGGTGCAGAGCTTCGCCGCCAAGGGCCCCGATACCTGGTAA
- a CDS encoding VOC family protein, protein MKCTQYYPVLLCEDVAARAAFYRRHFGFRALFEADWYVHLQSAEDEGVNLALLQRDHATIPAAGRGADAGGLLLNFEVPDVDAVHGRLVAEGLPMLLDLRSEDFGQRHFITADPGGVMIDVITPIPPSEAFAAQFDAGALPG, encoded by the coding sequence ATGAAGTGCACGCAGTATTACCCGGTTCTCCTGTGCGAGGATGTCGCTGCTCGTGCGGCCTTCTACAGGCGGCACTTCGGCTTTCGGGCACTGTTCGAAGCGGATTGGTACGTGCATCTGCAATCGGCGGAGGACGAAGGCGTGAACCTGGCGCTGCTCCAGCGGGATCATGCGACGATTCCCGCCGCCGGACGGGGCGCGGATGCGGGCGGGCTGCTGCTGAATTTCGAGGTGCCGGACGTGGACGCGGTGCATGGGCGGCTCGTGGCGGAGGGCCTGCCGATGCTGCTGGACCTGCGGTCGGAGGACTTTGGCCAGCGGCATTTCATCACCGCCGATCCGGGGGGCGTGATGATCGACGTGATCACGCCGATCCCGCCGTCGGAGGCCTTTGCGGCGCAGTTCGACGCGGGCGCCTTGCCGGGATGA
- a CDS encoding TetR/AcrR family transcriptional regulator, protein MQSRSTRRSNEDRRRETREALLAAARTCFVNKGFAATGTPELVAAAGMTRGALYHHFADKTDLFRAVIQAEAEAVAAAIRAAAPAEMPVPEALLAGADAYFSAMGAPGRARLLLVEAPAVLGPAEVAALDARTGGATLQEALTALHLAAPIPQTAQLLSAMFDRAALAVAEGADPAPYRAALRHLLEALARPQVGTFPDSGAPGTATPSN, encoded by the coding sequence ATGCAATCAAGATCCACCCGCCGCTCGAACGAGGACCGCCGCCGCGAAACCCGCGAGGCGCTGCTCGCCGCGGCCAGAACCTGCTTTGTGAACAAGGGCTTCGCCGCCACCGGCACGCCCGAACTGGTCGCGGCGGCGGGCATGACCCGCGGCGCGCTCTACCACCATTTTGCCGACAAGACAGACCTCTTCCGCGCCGTGATCCAGGCCGAAGCCGAGGCCGTGGCCGCCGCGATTCGCGCCGCCGCACCCGCCGAAATGCCCGTGCCCGAGGCCCTGCTTGCCGGGGCAGATGCCTATTTTTCCGCCATGGGGGCTCCGGGCCGCGCCCGTCTGCTGCTGGTCGAGGCCCCCGCCGTGCTCGGCCCCGCCGAGGTCGCGGCGCTCGACGCCCGGACTGGCGGCGCCACCCTGCAAGAGGCGCTCACCGCCCTGCATCTCGCGGCCCCGATCCCGCAAACCGCCCAGCTGCTCTCCGCCATGTTCGACCGCGCCGCGCTGGCCGTGGCCGAGGGCGCCGACCCCGCGCCCTACCGCGCCGCCCTGCGCCACCTGCTCGAGGCCCTGGCCCGCCCGCAGGTCGGGACTTTTCCCGACTCCGGCGCGCCAGGCACCGCTACTCCGTCGAACTGA
- a CDS encoding OmpA family protein produces the protein MNLRTALLAAAFLTPITMAGASGADALKLEFPAGARQTAEQVETLGSYRLPISPFRNGDMQSVWAEGQVRQQAWQVQARGMTTLQLLAPLRAQVEASGFEVIFECEARECGGFDFRYATENLPEPDMHVDLGDYRFMAAHRMGEEKPEYVAFLVSRSAGRGFVQITRVGPEEAEADVLVASTKTPDLGESLIDEGDEDDLAGPLLGFSTPSTTVMPLTQQLEIHGRAVLEDLAFATGSSQLEVGEYTSLDLLAGYLKTHPERSVVLVGHTDAEGSLAGNIALSKKRAGAVEARLTALGVPASQIKAEGVGFLSPITSNLTEEGREANRRVEAILSSTE, from the coding sequence ATGAACTTGCGTACGGCCCTCCTGGCCGCAGCGTTTCTGACCCCGATCACGATGGCGGGGGCGAGCGGTGCCGATGCCCTCAAGCTGGAGTTTCCGGCCGGTGCCCGCCAGACGGCGGAGCAGGTGGAAACGCTGGGCAGCTACCGTCTGCCGATCAGCCCGTTCCGCAACGGCGACATGCAGAGCGTCTGGGCCGAGGGGCAGGTGCGCCAGCAGGCCTGGCAGGTGCAGGCGCGGGGCATGACCACGCTGCAACTGCTCGCCCCGCTGCGCGCGCAGGTGGAGGCCTCGGGGTTCGAGGTGATCTTCGAATGTGAGGCGCGGGAGTGCGGCGGGTTTGACTTTCGCTATGCGACCGAGAACCTGCCCGAGCCGGACATGCATGTGGACCTTGGCGATTACCGCTTCATGGCCGCGCACCGGATGGGCGAGGAGAAGCCGGAGTACGTGGCCTTCCTGGTGAGCCGGTCGGCGGGCCGGGGGTTTGTGCAGATCACCCGCGTCGGGCCGGAAGAGGCGGAGGCCGACGTGCTGGTGGCCTCGACAAAGACTCCGGACCTTGGCGAAAGCCTGATCGACGAAGGCGACGAGGATGATCTGGCCGGGCCGCTGCTTGGTTTCTCGACGCCCTCGACCACGGTGATGCCGCTCACGCAGCAGCTCGAGATTCACGGGCGCGCGGTGCTGGAGGACCTGGCCTTTGCCACCGGCTCCTCGCAGCTGGAGGTCGGGGAGTACACGTCTCTCGACCTGCTGGCGGGTTACCTGAAGACCCACCCGGAGCGGTCGGTCGTGCTGGTGGGCCACACGGATGCGGAGGGCTCGCTCGCGGGCAATATCGCGCTGTCGAAGAAGCGGGCCGGGGCGGTGGAGGCGCGGCTGACCGCGCTGGGCGTGCCGGCCAGCCAGATCAAGGCGGAGGGCGTGGGCTTTCTCTCGCCGATCACCTCCAACCTGACCGAGGAGGGCCGGGAGGCCAACCGGCGGGTCGAGGCTATTCTCAGTTCGACGGAGTAG
- a CDS encoding peroxidase-related enzyme (This protein belongs to a clade of uncharacterized proteins related to peroxidases such as the alkylhydroperoxidase AhpD.), with the protein MRGIALAKNESVTALDLPMVDPLPEATAKYFRICEEKLGMVPNVLKAHAFDIDKLNAFTALYNDLMLAESGLTKLEREMIAVVVSSINHCFYCLVAHGQAVRALSGDPVLGEQLVMNYRVADLPAKQRAMLDFAAKLTESCAKVDDEDRAALRAAGWSDRDIWDIASVTGFFNMTNRVATATEMKPNPEYHGLSR; encoded by the coding sequence ATGAGAGGCATAGCATTGGCAAAGAACGAGAGCGTCACGGCGCTCGACCTTCCCATGGTCGACCCGCTCCCCGAAGCGACGGCAAAGTACTTTCGCATCTGCGAGGAAAAGCTCGGGATGGTGCCGAACGTGCTCAAGGCCCATGCCTTCGACATCGACAAGCTCAATGCCTTCACCGCGCTCTACAACGACCTGATGCTGGCCGAGAGCGGGCTGACCAAGCTGGAGCGGGAGATGATTGCCGTGGTGGTCTCCTCGATCAACCATTGCTTCTATTGCCTTGTGGCACATGGGCAGGCGGTGCGGGCGCTCAGCGGCGACCCGGTGTTGGGTGAGCAGCTGGTGATGAATTACCGCGTCGCCGACTTGCCGGCGAAGCAGCGGGCGATGCTCGATTTCGCTGCAAAATTGACAGAATCCTGCGCGAAGGTGGATGATGAAGACCGCGCCGCGCTGCGCGCCGCAGGTTGGAGCGACCGGGATATCTGGGATATCGCCTCGGTGACCGGGTTCTTCAACATGACGAACCGCGTGGCGACGGCAACGGAAATGAAACCGAACCCGGAGTATCACGGCCTGAGTCGATGA
- a CDS encoding GNAT family N-acetyltransferase, with translation MTPSLDALFAAIDATWPAVRSIRAGAWWVREGGGGGSRVSSATTEDEEADLGSMEAAQAALGQPALVRLRGDQARLDARLAAAGYAVKDPTNIRVAPVARLAAGELPRVRVFAVDFPPLVIQREMWAEGGIGPERLAIMERAEGPKTALLGRSNDTPAGTAFVAVQDDIAMLHALEVREAMRRQGAAVNMMRGAARWAQDHGARYMTVLVTQQNVAANALYERLEMDLVGHYLYRRRQARQEAG, from the coding sequence GTGACGCCGAGCCTCGACGCCCTCTTTGCCGCGATCGACGCGACATGGCCCGCGGTGCGCAGCATCCGGGCCGGCGCGTGGTGGGTGCGGGAGGGCGGCGGAGGCGGCAGCCGGGTGTCCTCGGCCACCACGGAGGACGAGGAGGCGGACCTCGGCTCGATGGAGGCCGCGCAGGCGGCGCTGGGCCAGCCCGCGCTGGTGCGGCTGCGGGGCGACCAGGCCCGGCTCGACGCGCGGCTCGCGGCGGCGGGCTACGCGGTGAAGGATCCGACCAACATCAGGGTGGCGCCGGTGGCGCGGCTGGCGGCAGGAGAGCTGCCGCGGGTGAGGGTGTTTGCTGTCGACTTTCCGCCGCTGGTGATCCAGCGCGAGATGTGGGCCGAGGGGGGCATCGGGCCGGAGCGGCTGGCGATCATGGAGCGGGCGGAGGGGCCGAAGACGGCGCTGCTGGGCCGTTCGAACGACACGCCGGCGGGCACGGCCTTTGTGGCGGTACAGGACGACATCGCCATGCTGCACGCGCTGGAGGTGCGCGAGGCGATGCGTCGGCAAGGAGCCGCCGTCAACATGATGCGTGGCGCGGCGCGCTGGGCACAAGATCACGGCGCGCGCTACATGACAGTTCTCGTCACGCAACAGAATGTGGCGGCGAATGCGTTGTATGAGCGGTTAGAAATGGATTTGGTGGGCCACTACCTGTATCGTCGGCGGCAGGCCCGGCAAGAGGCCGGATGA